The nucleotide window GACTCACCGAAGCTACAAGCAGAGCCATCATCGGACATTGAAAAAGCGACTGATGCCATAAGCCAAACTCAAACGCACACTGCGGCTAACGCACAAGACACTGACATAAGCGGCGCAGAGAAAAGTAGCGCAGAGAAAGGCGGCATAGAGAACAATAGCGACGAGGCAACAACGCCGTCACTTGAAACGGCGCTTGCTGAAATCGAAAAAGCCAAAGATGTGCACCGCCAAGGTCGCATTGATATTGCATTACCAGTGTATCAACGGTTACAGCAGCAATTCCCACAATTTGCCGATGCATGGCATATGCTTGGTATCGTCGCCTTACAAGAAGGTGATTTAAGCAAAGCCAAGCATTGGTTTGAAGGCGCAATTGAACGCGATGCAAAGGTTGCAAATTATCACGTTAATTTAGGTATCTGTTTAGCGGGCATGTCGCAACTTGAACCTGCTTTAGTCTGCTTTGATGCTGCGCTGAACCTTGAACCAGACAATGAATCGGCATTGGCCAATAGCGCATCGGCGTATTTAGATGCGTTTCAATTCGATAACGCCAAGCAAGTGATCGCCAAGTTAAAACAGGTAGTACCTAACTCTATCGATGGCTATCGTTTGATGTCCAGTGTCTTGCTGGCGGAAAAGAACACCTTGGCCGCCATCGACGAATTAGAATCTGCCTATGCGATAGAACCAAGCAGTATCGATTTATTATTGCAATTGATCAGCTGTTACGAATTACAAAATAATGTGGCTAAGGCAAATCAATACTTGCAAAAAGCAGTGTCGCTGCAACCAGGTAACCCTAAGGTAATTATGTTTCAAGGGATACTCTTGCGTCGTCAAGGAGAGCCTGAAAAAGCAAGTAAAACCTTAGCCAAAGCACTGAAGTATGGCTTGGATGAACAAACCGCCATCGAGGCCAATCATCAACTCGGCTTAGCTTGTGATGAATCAGCTCAATACCCACAAGCCTTTACGGCATTTACACAAAGTAATCAGTTAATGTCGCGCATGACTCGAGCAGCAGAGCAGGGTGACAATTACTTTGCTATGCTGGCGGATTATAAACAAGTGACCAATCTCGTTAGCCAAGATAACGCCCATACTGATGATACCTCAGCACCGATATTTTTTGTTGCCTTTCCGCGCTCCGGAACCACGCTTATGGAGCAGGTATTAAAAGCCCACCCAAGTATCGCCACCACAGACGAACGCTCACCAATCACCTTAATCATCAACCAAATCTCCAATGAGTTTGGCGATTACCCGGCATCATTAACGCGCTTAACTGATGATGATAAACAGCGTTTTCGCAGCATGTTTTGGCAACATGTAAAATCATTGTATGCCGACATCGAGCAACGTCAATTGATTGACAAATTGCCGTTAAATATTGTTCATCTGCCACTTATTCGCAGTTTGTTTAGTCAGGCTAAGTTTATTGTCGCGGTGCGCGATCCACGAGATGTGGTATTGAGCTGCTTTATGCAAAAGTTTGACTTGAATGCGGCAATGGTTAACTTTCTGGACTTGAACAAAGCTGCGGACATGTATCAACAAGTCATGACGTTGTGGCAAGACTATAAACAACAGTTGTCGACAGATGATTATATTGAATATCGCTACGAAGACTTGGTCACAGATTTTAATGGCACCGTCGAACAGGTGCTGGCGTTTACCGGGTTAGATTGGCATGACGACATGCAGCAATATCGTCAAAAAGCTTTGGCGCGAAACATCGCAACACCAAGCTATCGTGATGTTACCAATAAGATCAGCGACAAAGCCGTGGCTCGTCATAAAAACTATGAACAGCAATTGGCACCAGTAGCCGACACATTAAAACCTTTTATCGAACTATACGGTTATCAGCCATAGTTCGACAAAATAATACCGTTAATAAAAAAGCGCCTGAAGGCGCTTTTTTTGTATCATTAAAATCGATAAACCAGAATACTATTAATCATCCCTAGTCCCAAGTCCCTAGTCCCTAGTCCCTAGCTTCTAACCACGCTTCTCACTGTCTTCTATTTTACGTTCAAGATCGGCAATGGCACGACGGCAACGTCCCAACCGCTGATGTAGGGCAAAAATCGACTGCTGCAATGCGTTTTGATTTGCGCCGTTAGAGCGTTTGAGTTTTTGTTCTTCTTCGCGGATCATCAATTCTAAACGACTTTCAAAGCCGCGGTATTCAACCAACTTGCTATGCATCTGGTGTGCATTCATCATTACCGACTTAGCTTGACTGTGCTGACGATTATCCGATTGGCGCTGGTTATAACGTCGTTTGTTAATTTGCAGGCGATA belongs to Thalassotalea sp. HSM 43 and includes:
- a CDS encoding tetratricopeptide repeat-containing sulfotransferase family protein, with protein sequence MINWIKKLFAGDTKPAKDTTAKATDKPQSAHGQSNETERDSPKLQAEPSSDIEKATDAISQTQTHTAANAQDTDISGAEKSSAEKGGIENNSDEATTPSLETALAEIEKAKDVHRQGRIDIALPVYQRLQQQFPQFADAWHMLGIVALQEGDLSKAKHWFEGAIERDAKVANYHVNLGICLAGMSQLEPALVCFDAALNLEPDNESALANSASAYLDAFQFDNAKQVIAKLKQVVPNSIDGYRLMSSVLLAEKNTLAAIDELESAYAIEPSSIDLLLQLISCYELQNNVAKANQYLQKAVSLQPGNPKVIMFQGILLRRQGEPEKASKTLAKALKYGLDEQTAIEANHQLGLACDESAQYPQAFTAFTQSNQLMSRMTRAAEQGDNYFAMLADYKQVTNLVSQDNAHTDDTSAPIFFVAFPRSGTTLMEQVLKAHPSIATTDERSPITLIINQISNEFGDYPASLTRLTDDDKQRFRSMFWQHVKSLYADIEQRQLIDKLPLNIVHLPLIRSLFSQAKFIVAVRDPRDVVLSCFMQKFDLNAAMVNFLDLNKAADMYQQVMTLWQDYKQQLSTDDYIEYRYEDLVTDFNGTVEQVLAFTGLDWHDDMQQYRQKALARNIATPSYRDVTNKISDKAVARHKNYEQQLAPVADTLKPFIELYGYQP